TTCCAGCTTCCCTTTTTCTGATACTGGATATACATACATAACAGAAATTAGCATGATCATGCTGGAATTTCTAGCCTAGGATTTTGAGCTGCTGGCCGCATATTAAGCTTCGGCTTGAACTGTGTTACTTTTACTCATATTAGCTTGTCGCTTGGTCATGATGTAGTAGATACCCATTGCCAAGATTGCAACAAATACAAAGCCAAAGATTATTCCAGCAATGCCAGCAGCAGTTATTCTCCTGCCGTGAATGTAGTGATCTGGTGTAAATCTGCTGTCATATGCCAGGCTTGACTGAACCGTTGCTGATAAGTGCAATGGTGGGCAACCTGATGCAGCACATGGGTTTTCAATGGTAGGATGCTGATGATTTTCCGGGTGGAAAAATTCAAAT
The sequence above is drawn from the Apium graveolens cultivar Ventura chromosome 2, ASM990537v1, whole genome shotgun sequence genome and encodes:
- the LOC141689153 gene encoding uncharacterized protein LOC141689153, whose protein sequence is MSSPELRSKQHFESKTHFQWAYKTQFKTSQMIQHNIYPNTNSTALMSPLFLLTVVALLSITIAQDQSRSPHGLTHSGPVAFSPSAFEFFHPENHQHPTIENPCAASGCPPLHLSATVQSSLAYDSRFTPDHYIHGRRITAAGIAGIIFGFVFVAILAMGIYYIMTKRQANMSKSNTVQAEA